A portion of the Spirochaetota bacterium genome contains these proteins:
- the guaB gene encoding IMP dehydrogenase, giving the protein MAQKDGFPAEDLFCSDHGLTYNDFIILPGYIDFAPDDVDLETNLTRNITLKRPVTSSPMDTVTEYRMAIGMALLGGIGFIHYNNTTEEQVEHVKKVKRFENGFITDPLVLSPDHAIADIDDIKAKYGFSGIPITEDGKLYSKLVGVVTNRDVDFETDRAKKLRDVMTTDLMTARKDISLAQANEILKKSKKGKLPIVDEKGCLVAFMCRNDLLKNREYPFASKDGQKQLMVGAAISTKEESRERLDRLVQAGLNVVVVDAAQGNSLYQIDMIKYIKKKYPSLDVIGGNVVTEEQCENLIKAGADGLRIGMGPGSICTTQTTMAVGRAQATAIYRCARFARKQGVPVIADGGISVTGHIAKALSLGASATMMGSMFAATEEAPGEYFYENGIRLKRYRGMASLEAMEKGGGKRYFADDAKIMVAQGVSGAVVDKGSLFDYVPYLIQGLKYSLQDMGANSVRRLHEMLFAGELRFERRSISAQIEGGVHDMYSYKEPKYM; this is encoded by the coding sequence ATGGCACAAAAAGACGGTTTCCCGGCGGAAGATCTTTTCTGTTCGGACCACGGCCTGACCTATAATGACTTCATCATTCTTCCCGGCTATATAGACTTCGCCCCGGACGACGTGGATCTCGAGACGAACTTAACGCGCAACATCACTTTAAAGAGACCCGTCACCTCGAGCCCAATGGATACTGTCACCGAATACCGCATGGCGATAGGGATGGCCCTCCTCGGCGGGATCGGGTTCATCCATTACAACAACACGACCGAGGAACAGGTCGAGCATGTTAAAAAGGTCAAGCGCTTCGAGAACGGTTTCATCACCGACCCCCTGGTGCTGTCCCCGGACCACGCCATTGCCGACATTGACGACATTAAGGCGAAGTATGGATTCTCCGGGATCCCAATTACGGAGGACGGAAAGCTCTACTCGAAACTTGTCGGGGTAGTGACCAACCGTGATGTGGATTTCGAAACCGACCGCGCAAAGAAACTCCGGGATGTGATGACGACCGATCTGATGACGGCCCGAAAGGACATATCCCTCGCTCAGGCGAACGAAATACTGAAAAAATCGAAAAAGGGGAAACTCCCCATCGTCGATGAAAAGGGTTGCCTGGTGGCGTTTATGTGCAGGAACGACCTCCTTAAAAATAGGGAGTATCCCTTCGCGTCCAAGGATGGCCAGAAACAGCTCATGGTGGGTGCCGCGATTTCCACAAAGGAAGAGTCAAGGGAACGATTGGATCGACTGGTGCAGGCGGGCCTCAACGTGGTTGTTGTCGACGCCGCGCAGGGCAATTCGCTCTACCAGATCGACATGATCAAATACATAAAGAAGAAGTATCCGTCGCTGGACGTGATAGGCGGCAATGTCGTCACCGAGGAGCAGTGTGAAAACCTCATAAAGGCCGGGGCGGACGGTCTGCGCATCGGCATGGGCCCCGGCTCGATCTGCACCACGCAGACCACCATGGCGGTGGGAAGGGCGCAGGCCACGGCGATCTACCGTTGTGCGCGCTTTGCGCGAAAACAGGGTGTGCCGGTGATCGCCGATGGCGGCATCTCCGTTACCGGGCATATCGCGAAGGCGCTGTCGCTGGGCGCGTCGGCAACCATGATGGGCTCGATGTTCGCGGCGACCGAGGAGGCCCCCGGGGAATACTTCTATGAAAACGGCATACGTTTAAAGCGCTATCGGGGGATGGCGTCACTCGAAGCGATGGAAAAGGGCGGCGGCAAACGATATTTCGCGGACGACGCCAAGATCATGGTGGCGCAGGGTGTTTCGGGTGCGGTGGTGGACAAGGGCTCGCTTTTCGATTACGTGCCCTACCTTATACAGGGCCTCAAGTATTCCCTGCAGGATATGGGGGCAAACAGCGTCAGGAGGCTGCACGAGATGCTGTTTGCCGGAGAGCTGCGTTTCGAGCGGCGATCGATATCGGCCCAGATAGAGGGGGGCGTGCACGACATGTACTCGTACAAGGAGCCCAAGTACATGTAA
- a CDS encoding DedA family protein, translating into METQIAEILPTLAGVSDVLLYLLLFVSAFVENVFPPIPGDTITAFGAFLVGTGRLDYLLVYAATTLGSVCGFVCLVLVGRFLGREFFMGKDYRHLPAKRIVLAESWFRRYGYLVVLANRFLPGVRSVISLASGIAHLSLPKVFVLAIISAATWNLIWIHTGYLLGDNWELVKERMGAILSNYNMAALALMAVAAAIFIIIRLRRNKRRDTPSP; encoded by the coding sequence ATGGAAACCCAAATCGCCGAAATCCTCCCGACGCTCGCGGGTGTGAGCGACGTTCTGCTCTATCTTCTGCTTTTCGTCAGCGCGTTTGTTGAAAATGTTTTTCCCCCGATTCCCGGCGACACCATCACCGCCTTCGGCGCGTTTCTGGTGGGCACCGGCAGGCTGGATTACCTTCTGGTGTATGCAGCCACAACGCTTGGCAGCGTATGCGGTTTCGTCTGCCTGGTTCTGGTTGGGCGTTTTCTGGGAAGAGAATTTTTTATGGGGAAAGACTACCGGCACCTCCCGGCGAAGCGCATTGTGCTGGCCGAATCGTGGTTCAGGCGATATGGTTATCTCGTCGTGCTCGCCAACCGGTTTTTGCCCGGCGTCCGGTCTGTTATCTCTCTGGCGTCCGGCATCGCGCACTTGTCCCTGCCGAAGGTATTCGTTCTGGCCATCATCAGCGCGGCAACCTGGAACCTGATCTGGATTCACACCGGTTACCTGCTGGGAGATAACTGGGAACTGGTAAAAGAACGCATGGGTGCCATTCTGAGCAACTACAACATGGCCGCGCTGGCGCTCATGGCGGTCGCGGCGGCGATCTTTATAATAATCCGGCTCCGACGGAACAAACGCCGGGACACACCATCGCCCTGA
- a CDS encoding 3D domain-containing protein: MIRRAVVSGGIAVIVTILAAFVFSEAMVKKEPHIERLLESELFRKGETMAMVCEITAYCPGACCNTEFVPGDNGESAIDWSDQLAVGGLSIRALLDSGIRPAAVDTSLIPFGSIIDCGGVLYVALDRGGAIKGAKLDLAMGAHDECVAFGRRRNRIVTVHIPHSPSAVVGMIKKKYGSRGDR, encoded by the coding sequence ATGATCAGAAGAGCCGTTGTTTCGGGCGGTATTGCCGTCATTGTTACGATCCTTGCCGCGTTTGTGTTTTCGGAAGCCATGGTGAAAAAGGAGCCGCACATCGAACGGCTCCTGGAGTCGGAGCTCTTCCGTAAGGGCGAAACGATGGCCATGGTATGTGAGATAACTGCGTATTGCCCCGGCGCGTGCTGCAACACCGAATTTGTCCCAGGCGATAACGGCGAATCGGCGATCGACTGGAGCGATCAGTTGGCGGTGGGGGGGCTTTCGATCAGGGCGCTTTTGGATTCCGGTATCCGACCGGCGGCGGTCGACACGTCGCTCATTCCCTTCGGTTCCATAATCGACTGTGGCGGGGTGTTGTACGTGGCGCTTGACCGGGGAGGGGCGATAAAGGGAGCGAAGCTTGATCTTGCGATGGGTGCGCATGATGAATGCGTTGCATTCGGGCGCAGGCGGAACCGGATCGTCACGGTGCATATCCCGCACTCGCCCTCGGCGGTGGTCGGCATGATAAAGAAAAAATACGGTTCGCGAGGCGACCGCTAG
- a CDS encoding metal ABC transporter permease yields MMELLGMAFFKNAFLMCFFLGILFGTLSFFVVMRGLSFMGAGIAHTAFAGIALGLLLDINPFYTSLVFCVASALAIGRIVRLGRVSYDVSIGIFFSFSMALGALFIAFRKDYTFDIMGYLFGNILGVTDFDLTLVVIALLVFLPFVALCLHRILFASFDEEVAAVSGVPISLLENAMLIFLAAIIVVSIKIVGIILVSALIVLPASFGLLLSRDFRLVLAAGIAYTVVIMLGGLFLSYNLDTPTGATMVTGGTLVYFAALGASRFFAHIR; encoded by the coding sequence ATGATGGAGCTCCTGGGAATGGCATTTTTCAAGAACGCCTTTCTCATGTGTTTTTTTCTGGGCATACTCTTCGGAACCCTTTCGTTCTTCGTCGTTATGCGCGGCCTTTCGTTCATGGGGGCCGGCATCGCGCACACCGCCTTTGCCGGCATCGCGCTGGGTCTTCTGCTCGACATCAATCCATTCTACACTTCCCTCGTTTTCTGCGTGGCCTCCGCGCTCGCAATCGGCCGGATCGTCCGTCTGGGGCGGGTCAGCTACGACGTGAGCATCGGGATTTTCTTTTCGTTTTCGATGGCGCTCGGGGCGCTCTTCATCGCATTTCGCAAGGACTACACCTTCGACATCATGGGATACCTGTTCGGGAATATCCTCGGCGTCACCGATTTCGACCTCACGCTCGTCGTCATCGCCCTTCTCGTATTTCTGCCATTCGTCGCGCTTTGCCTGCACCGCATCCTGTTCGCCTCCTTCGACGAGGAGGTTGCGGCCGTCAGCGGCGTACCGATATCCCTTCTCGAAAACGCAATGCTGATCTTCCTCGCGGCCATCATAGTCGTAAGCATTAAGATCGTGGGGATAATCCTTGTCTCGGCGCTCATCGTGCTCCCGGCGAGCTTCGGGCTTCTGTTGTCCAGGGATTTCAGACTGGTGCTCGCGGCGGGAATCGCATACACGGTGGTCATCATGCTCGGCGGATTGTTTCTCTCGTATAACCTCGACACCCCGACCGGAGCGACGATGGTGACGGGAGGGACTCTGGTTTATTTCGCCGCGCTCGGCGCGTCACGGTTTTTCGCCCATATTCGTTGA
- a CDS encoding bifunctional diguanylate cyclase/phosphodiesterase → MNYAAAVYIISDALAVIFAFLVPSDTAFRFFTILRELSPLILVVLAPYYLNSALQVPDSIQKLNRILFPGGIVAAIAIGALVIWNPDLLIRLNTFIDGRFDAGASFNSRTGGPLLIVRDGILTACFLYSVSILVFWEVRQKASSPFVKSLVGILVFGYFLFSYLYSTIFSGSPAGYGAVPYPHFGIGITFLIAFMTIRRIDITNDYYSQLADIKKNMDNIVSRDSLLGIPNRLAFMRDLQAGIEATGSGGAPFSLLLLDIDDFQNLNESYGESIGDHILKQFALRLTELFGKTGSLYRIGGDDFAFLLRDIRSEQDAMDLADRIITSLRNPFTIAGAAYLITTSIGVLLLPRDGADGETVVKNAYSVLRKAKKTKNSLSVFSPDLVDASADIILTVNLLRDSISRDLFTLHYQPIVDDEERIVHAEALLRCTGENQSLGGPGHFIPIIEKAGLAKEVDNMVIHKAFHDMEVLVGKRFKISINLSTNQLVNARYSDFLSSFADQHGIENRNIILEVTENQLMSNLTSGKESLKKLRERGFSIAVDDFGTGFSSLAYLAELPVDILKVDMIFVQSVPGDPRKEAMARHIVQLAHSLGLKVVAEGFETRAQFDFFRALGCDFFQGYLFSPPLPIKELLKKYGNS, encoded by the coding sequence TTGAACTACGCCGCCGCTGTCTATATCATAAGCGACGCGCTGGCGGTCATTTTCGCTTTCCTCGTTCCGTCGGACACGGCATTCCGGTTTTTTACGATACTGAGGGAACTATCTCCGTTGATCCTTGTTGTCCTCGCACCGTATTATCTGAACAGCGCGCTGCAGGTCCCCGACTCCATTCAAAAGCTGAACCGGATACTGTTTCCGGGCGGAATCGTCGCGGCTATCGCCATCGGTGCGCTTGTCATCTGGAACCCGGATCTGCTAATTAGGCTCAACACTTTTATTGACGGCCGCTTTGATGCAGGTGCGTCTTTTAATTCGCGCACGGGGGGCCCGCTCCTCATAGTGCGGGACGGCATCCTGACGGCATGCTTTCTCTATTCCGTAAGTATTCTGGTTTTTTGGGAAGTCCGGCAGAAGGCGTCTTCCCCATTCGTGAAAAGTCTGGTCGGTATTCTCGTATTCGGATATTTTCTATTCAGCTATCTTTACTCCACAATCTTTTCCGGCAGCCCCGCGGGTTACGGAGCAGTCCCATATCCACACTTCGGGATCGGCATAACATTCCTCATCGCGTTTATGACGATCAGGAGAATCGATATCACAAATGATTACTATTCTCAGCTGGCGGACATCAAGAAGAACATGGACAATATCGTCAGCCGCGACTCTCTGCTTGGGATTCCGAACAGGTTGGCCTTCATGCGCGATCTTCAGGCCGGAATCGAAGCGACCGGCTCCGGAGGGGCGCCGTTCTCCCTTCTTTTGCTGGATATAGATGATTTTCAAAACCTGAACGAAAGCTACGGTGAAAGCATAGGCGACCATATCCTAAAACAGTTCGCGCTTCGCCTGACCGAACTGTTCGGTAAGACGGGCAGCCTTTACCGCATCGGCGGCGATGATTTCGCTTTCCTGCTCCGTGATATCCGCTCGGAACAGGACGCCATGGATCTCGCCGACAGAATTATCACTTCACTGAGAAACCCGTTTACAATTGCCGGCGCCGCATACCTAATCACCACCAGCATCGGAGTGCTTCTGCTGCCGCGCGACGGGGCGGACGGGGAGACGGTCGTTAAAAACGCTTACAGCGTTTTGCGAAAGGCAAAAAAGACCAAAAACTCTTTAAGCGTTTTCTCGCCGGACCTTGTCGACGCCTCTGCCGATATAATTCTGACGGTCAATCTGCTCAGGGACAGCATCAGCCGCGATCTTTTCACCCTGCATTACCAGCCGATTGTAGACGATGAAGAACGGATCGTTCACGCCGAGGCACTCCTTCGCTGCACCGGTGAAAATCAATCCCTCGGAGGGCCGGGGCATTTCATTCCGATCATCGAGAAGGCGGGCCTGGCGAAGGAGGTGGACAATATGGTAATCCACAAGGCCTTTCACGACATGGAGGTGCTTGTCGGCAAACGGTTCAAGATCAGTATAAACCTTTCGACCAACCAGCTTGTCAACGCCAGATACAGCGATTTTCTTTCATCCTTCGCCGATCAGCACGGGATTGAGAACCGGAATATCATACTCGAAGTGACCGAGAACCAGTTAATGTCCAATCTTACATCCGGGAAGGAGAGTTTGAAAAAATTACGGGAGAGGGGATTTTCCATCGCGGTCGATGATTTCGGCACCGGTTTTTCATCCCTGGCCTACCTGGCCGAGCTGCCCGTCGACATCCTGAAAGTTGATATGATTTTCGTTCAGTCGGTCCCCGGCGATCCGAGAAAGGAAGCGATGGCCCGCCATATCGTTCAACTCGCTCACTCCCTCGGCCTCAAGGTGGTCGCCGAAGGCTTCGAAACCCGGGCGCAGTTCGATTTTTTCAGGGCCCTGGGGTGCGACTTTTTCCAGGGCTACCTTTTTTCGCCGCCCCTGCCGATCAAAGAATTATTGAAAAAGTACGGTAACTCCTGA
- a CDS encoding metal ABC transporter substrate-binding protein: MKAKPPRLLHAAAALTAVLALVVIVSCARQEGTKSGELLIAVSIYPVCDIARSIAGDRADVFFAVPPGANPHTFEPLPSTVKRLQASQIFIGIHPEYDGWVEKYLRKGTVVSYLMDRGSHDNPHIWLSIDGGRRIARHINARLSEIDPDGAEYFRKNLLSYDKELAELDRRIAILIRPLHGKKLIQWHPSWDYFAADYGLLIIDTIEKGHGHEPSVRDFNRLVQKARSERVRVVVIDLKVHSGAATALARETGAVLLQLDSLGDPGDPDKSNYPRMMEHNARLLAKALTGDVLGGR; encoded by the coding sequence ATGAAAGCGAAACCACCTCGCCTGCTTCACGCGGCCGCTGCGCTTACCGCAGTGCTCGCGCTTGTCGTGATCGTCTCGTGCGCACGCCAGGAGGGGACCAAAAGCGGTGAATTGCTGATCGCCGTCTCGATCTATCCAGTGTGCGATATTGCCCGCTCAATCGCCGGAGACCGTGCCGATGTTTTCTTCGCGGTGCCACCGGGTGCCAATCCCCATACTTTCGAGCCTCTTCCATCAACCGTGAAGCGGCTGCAGGCGTCGCAAATCTTTATCGGCATTCACCCGGAATACGACGGATGGGTTGAAAAATACCTGCGAAAAGGAACCGTCGTTTCCTATCTGATGGACCGTGGCAGTCACGACAATCCACATATCTGGCTCTCAATCGACGGCGGCCGCAGGATCGCACGCCATATCAACGCCAGGCTTTCGGAGATCGATCCCGACGGAGCGGAATACTTCAGGAAAAACCTTTTATCATACGATAAGGAACTCGCCGAGCTCGACAGGCGCATCGCCATCCTGATACGCCCGCTTCACGGCAAAAAACTTATACAGTGGCATCCGTCGTGGGACTATTTCGCGGCTGACTACGGACTCCTCATCATCGACACTATAGAGAAGGGACACGGGCACGAGCCATCTGTGCGTGATTTCAATCGCCTTGTGCAAAAGGCGCGCTCCGAGCGCGTTCGCGTCGTGGTTATCGACCTCAAGGTCCACAGCGGCGCCGCTACCGCCCTGGCGCGCGAGACCGGCGCGGTATTGCTGCAACTTGACAGCCTCGGGGATCCGGGCGACCCGGACAAATCGAACTACCCACGCATGATGGAGCACAACGCTCGCCTTCTCGCGAAAGCGCTGACCGGCGACGTTTTAGGCGGGCGCTGA
- a CDS encoding metal ABC transporter ATP-binding protein, with protein sequence MKHEAENRHAALSMRGVWVRYGSTVVLEDIYLTVDQGEILSIVGPNGSGKSTLLRTAMGFTAPSAGEVRVYGLPPAEIRQSGLIGYLPQRSAYNADFPLSAYDVVAMSRYARTTIFERLGADDRKAIDNALERVEMSALRPRHFGSLSGGERQRVLIARALALHPRMLILDEPSTGLDAVAQDNFYRLLVDLRDNEGMTIIIVSHDIGSVSTIVDRVACLKRNIHFHGKPSDGMPAAALEKVFGRDVYFLHHDQSCETCRRAK encoded by the coding sequence ATGAAACATGAGGCCGAAAACAGGCACGCGGCGCTGTCCATGCGCGGAGTATGGGTCCGCTACGGTTCCACCGTGGTGCTTGAGGACATATACCTGACGGTCGACCAGGGTGAGATACTCTCCATCGTCGGGCCAAACGGCAGCGGAAAGAGTACCCTGCTCCGTACGGCGATGGGCTTTACTGCGCCTTCCGCCGGCGAGGTTCGGGTGTACGGACTCCCGCCGGCCGAGATACGACAGAGCGGGCTCATCGGTTATCTTCCACAGCGATCCGCGTACAATGCGGACTTCCCGCTCAGCGCCTACGACGTTGTAGCCATGTCTCGCTACGCACGCACCACCATCTTCGAGCGGCTCGGCGCGGACGACCGAAAGGCGATCGACAACGCGCTCGAGCGCGTTGAAATGAGCGCTCTACGGCCTCGCCACTTCGGAAGCCTGTCCGGCGGCGAGCGCCAGCGCGTGCTCATCGCGCGGGCGCTGGCGCTTCATCCGCGCATGCTCATCCTCGACGAGCCCTCGACGGGCCTGGACGCAGTCGCCCAGGACAATTTTTACCGGCTGCTTGTCGATCTCCGCGACAACGAGGGCATGACCATCATTATAGTATCGCACGATATCGGCAGCGTTTCGACCATCGTGGACAGGGTGGCCTGCCTCAAACGGAATATCCACTTCCACGGGAAACCGTCGGACGGCATGCCCGCCGCGGCGCTGGAAAAAGTTTTCGGAAGGGACGTGTATTTCCTGCATCACGACCAGAGCTGCGAAACCTGCCGGAGGGCAAAATGA